The sequence AAAAGAGAGCCCCCTTTCGTATAGGTATCCGCATATGATTGGCGGGGAGTTTCCCGCCAATCATATTAGAACTAGAAATTAATTAAAACACAGCGATCAGTAGTACTCTGTTTCATATATCGCCGTATAGATTTCAATTACTTTACCATCAGGGTTCAAACTCTCTATTTTACAAGATGCCGGATTCCCATGAGAATCAGTCTTACACTCTCTTCTGGTTGAAAGCAGAAGCTTATCATCTTCATAAATCTTCGTTTTATAATTGAATGGGTTTTGTCCTTTCGCGTCTAGTTCCGTCACTATTTTAAACGCTTTTCCGATATCATAACTAATATCTACGATAGGAAACCCATTATCGTCATAATCATAGTGTTTTTTTGTCACTCCAGATTCAGACATTTTGACATCTGTTACGAATCCTTTGTCATTAATTAAAACGTTAACGTTTCCACTCGCCGTCTGCGTAATGTGGCATTTTTCATTTAAAACGAGTTGTTTCTCTTTCGTTTTATTATCGATTAGATAGCCGCCCTCTTTTACATAATCTAAATCGACATCTTGGGCAGGAGTCTGTATCTGAAGAGTGGTAAAGCATCCATCCTCATTAATCTCTGCATGAACCTCAGAATAAATATCACCTTTTGCATCTAGCATTTTTTGAGTCAGTGATTTTACAGGCCCCTGTATTGGATCAAACCCGAATATATTAGAGTAACTTGCAACGTTCGCTGTGAAAACGTAAGGCTCATGACCCTTATCGCAGGCGCTTAATGCCAAGACCAGCAAACAAATACTTAAAGTCCGTCCCATTAATTACTATTCCTATAATAATCAGTGGACACACTCTAGCAGGAGTGACTGCAAAACCAAGAGACACACAGCTAATACTTTAAAAATTTTAGGGATTTTGCCAATAGAAAGCGTTTATTTAATCACTATTCGGCGATAAATCCCTCAACTACGGCGCTATACGAGGAGACTAGCTGGCGGAAACACGTAATCTAATAGTTGGCTTAAATGGAACACCCTTATCCCAGCGTGAATTCCAGTGTGTTACAAACTGTTGAACAACTTTAGGCATCCCACGTATGACAACCACGTTTTCTGAGTTCTCAGTTTCAGCCGAAGGGGCAAAATTAAATGATCCTGTTTCAACCGTTTGGCCGTCAACAATAATCGTTTTATCGTGCTGGATATGATAATGCCCATCAATACGCAGCTTTACGCCATTATTGGCAGCATACAACATCGTAGTTTTGCTCGCATTCACTTGATTGCGTCTTTTATCCACAACAACACGGACATCAACACCCCGCTCTCTCGCAGCAATTAATGCCTTTGCAATGTCCGGCGCTTGAAACGAATAACCGATCATCTGGATAGATTTATGTGCGCTATTGATGACGTTCAGCACTAATGCTCGAGCTGAGCCTTCCGGCGAAAATCCCACTTGCACATTCGGTGCCGCAAATGAAACAACGGGGAAACTAATCACGGCCACGAATATAATGTATTTTGTACAATGCATAGAATTGACTTTTCAGGCGGCTCTAATTCTTCCCTCAACAATATTCTTGGAACCAATTTGTGTCCAGCAAAGGGGACGATAGAAGTCAGGATAAAACGTGAGAATTTATTTCCGCACTAATGCGGCCGATTTTCATGGCGGTACTGCAAAAGAAAAACCACCGGCTTATAAGGAATCCAGTTCTGACCACAGGGCATCTTTGCCAGATGTTTTATCGGTGAAGACTTTATCACCTGAGTTTGATCCCGTTGCCGTTCAGGGTTCTGATCAAAACTACTGACCCGGATATAGCCAATGCGTTGGCCTTTCATACGCCCCGATACTGAATACGTAAGAATAATCTGTTATTTTTAATTATCAGCGTCAATGATTATGATTATTGATATTTTTCCTACACTTTTTTGTCAAAAATCCTACCGTAAATTTAGGGTATA comes from Yersinia mollaretii ATCC 43969 and encodes:
- a CDS encoding YnfC family lipoprotein, translating into MGRTLSICLLVLALSACDKGHEPYVFTANVASYSNIFGFDPIQGPVKSLTQKMLDAKGDIYSEVHAEINEDGCFTTLQIQTPAQDVDLDYVKEGGYLIDNKTKEKQLVLNEKCHITQTASGNVNVLINDKGFVTDVKMSESGVTKKHYDYDDNGFPIVDISYDIGKAFKIVTELDAKGQNPFNYKTKIYEDDKLLLSTRRECKTDSHGNPASCKIESLNPDGKVIEIYTAIYETEYY
- a CDS encoding phospholipase D family protein; this encodes MHCTKYIIFVAVISFPVVSFAAPNVQVGFSPEGSARALVLNVINSAHKSIQMIGYSFQAPDIAKALIAARERGVDVRVVVDKRRNQVNASKTTMLYAANNGVKLRIDGHYHIQHDKTIIVDGQTVETGSFNFAPSAETENSENVVVIRGMPKVVQQFVTHWNSRWDKGVPFKPTIRLRVSAS